In Candidatus Binataceae bacterium, a single window of DNA contains:
- a CDS encoding Zn-ribbon domain-containing OB-fold protein — protein sequence MAAGTESEYKLPLPKMRGTAAEFYKFCQAHELRFQRCVDCGAWRHIPRDMCAKCGSFNFEWARSSGKGTVFSWTVAAQPFVPQFAPLVPYAPAVIELEEGVRMVSWIIDVKPDEMALGMPVEVAFDDVTPEVTLPKFRRRR from the coding sequence ATGGCGGCCGGGACCGAGAGCGAATACAAACTGCCGCTGCCGAAGATGCGCGGGACGGCGGCCGAGTTCTACAAATTCTGCCAGGCGCACGAATTGCGCTTTCAGCGATGCGTCGATTGCGGCGCGTGGCGTCATATTCCGCGCGACATGTGCGCGAAGTGCGGGTCGTTCAACTTCGAGTGGGCGCGTTCTTCAGGCAAGGGCACGGTGTTTTCGTGGACCGTGGCGGCGCAGCCCTTCGTGCCGCAATTCGCCCCGCTGGTGCCCTATGCGCCGGCCGTGATCGAACTGGAAGAGGGCGTGCGGATGGTTTCGTGGATCATCGACGTCAAGCCCGACGAAATGGCGCTCGGGATGCCGGTGGAAGTCGCGTTCGACGATGTGACGCCCGAGGTGACGCTGCCCAAATTCCGCCGCCGGCGCTGA
- a CDS encoding N-acyl homoserine lactonase family protein — protein MTADYSIWVLGYARTKVSGDFMGGSPIASNTGTFEIPMLYTLVVSAPGARERRVIAIDTGFGESGFSSAEDKLSGMFTDIEWPDAVFGKIGFRPEDVDTVILTHMHADHAGNVVAFPNAKVYVQREEYEGWTRLRRGELIKTAGPGSWAVSSINWENFDRFAEAIAAGRVTLLDGDREVAPGVTCRLASQSHTFGSQWVEIETASGPHIAAGDCVYWYANLEKMWPPGYIQGNPWNVMQVFEKMSGIIGDKLPRVVPGHDMEVFKRNVSWTAGLNPIAELHLAAGEKSRRPK, from the coding sequence ATGACTGCTGACTATTCCATCTGGGTCCTTGGCTACGCGCGCACCAAGGTGTCGGGCGATTTCATGGGCGGCTCGCCGATCGCCAGCAACACCGGAACCTTCGAAATTCCGATGCTCTATACGCTGGTGGTCTCGGCGCCGGGTGCGCGCGAGCGCCGGGTGATCGCGATTGACACCGGCTTCGGCGAGAGCGGCTTCTCCTCCGCCGAAGACAAGCTTTCCGGGATGTTCACCGATATCGAATGGCCCGACGCCGTGTTCGGCAAAATCGGCTTTCGTCCCGAGGACGTGGACACCGTGATCCTGACCCACATGCATGCCGACCACGCGGGTAACGTGGTCGCTTTTCCCAACGCTAAGGTCTATGTCCAGCGCGAAGAGTACGAGGGATGGACGCGGCTTCGCCGCGGCGAGCTGATCAAGACGGCGGGGCCCGGCTCGTGGGCGGTCTCGTCGATCAACTGGGAGAACTTCGACCGCTTCGCCGAGGCGATCGCCGCGGGCCGCGTCACGCTGCTCGACGGCGATCGCGAAGTCGCGCCGGGCGTCACCTGCCGGCTGGCCTCGCAATCGCACACCTTCGGCTCGCAGTGGGTGGAGATCGAAACGGCCTCGGGCCCGCATATCGCGGCGGGCGATTGCGTGTACTGGTACGCGAATCTCGAGAAGATGTGGCCGCCCGGCTATATCCAGGGAAATCCGTGGAACGTGATGCAGGTGTTCGAGAAGATGAGCGGGATTATCGGCGACAAGCTGCCGCGCGTGGTTCCCGGCCATGACATGGAAGTCTTCAAACGCAACGTCAGCTGGACCGCCGGATTGAATCCGATCGCGGAGCTGCATCTGGCGGCGGGCGAGAAATCGCGCCGCCCGAAGTAA
- a CDS encoding LLM class flavin-dependent oxidoreductase: MEREYWASLFFSGGDDFLAAARAFEERGLAGIEVPQVYGPPFVPLAAAATVTRRVQLASGIAIGLVRSPFETAMAALDLDHLSHGRFVLGLGTGPMHFTKGYYGMPYDRPVSRLREVVQILRHVEDGARAGAMKPWQGECYQLDFHAYAPTAPPLRERIPVWIAALRQRMCELAGEVGDGLIGHPVWSVAWSLGQAQKSLAVGAARAGRDPSKIHFQPWVTVSIDRDPKIAVNEAKPFVAFYAGFAQYHPYFEAHGFCAEARKLQEASKSMTCAEAAPLVPDEMAKTFALCGSPDQVRELVEPLWKRANSMLLLPPSWGLSLERLAAKTSAIADTFWTVR, from the coding sequence TTGGAACGAGAATACTGGGCGAGTCTCTTCTTCAGCGGTGGCGACGATTTCCTCGCCGCGGCGCGCGCGTTCGAAGAGCGCGGGCTTGCCGGAATCGAGGTCCCGCAGGTCTATGGTCCTCCGTTCGTGCCGCTTGCCGCGGCGGCGACGGTCACCAGGCGCGTTCAGCTGGCGAGCGGTATCGCGATCGGGCTCGTCCGCAGCCCGTTCGAGACGGCGATGGCCGCCCTCGACCTGGACCACCTTTCGCACGGTCGCTTTGTCCTGGGCCTCGGCACCGGCCCGATGCATTTCACCAAGGGCTACTACGGCATGCCCTACGACAGGCCGGTTTCGCGATTGCGCGAAGTCGTGCAGATTCTGCGGCACGTCGAAGACGGCGCGCGCGCCGGCGCGATGAAACCGTGGCAGGGCGAATGCTATCAGCTTGATTTTCACGCCTACGCGCCGACCGCGCCGCCGCTGCGCGAGCGGATTCCGGTGTGGATCGCCGCCCTGCGCCAGCGGATGTGCGAGCTGGCCGGCGAGGTGGGCGACGGGCTCATCGGACATCCGGTGTGGTCTGTCGCTTGGTCGTTGGGTCAGGCGCAGAAGTCGCTTGCCGTCGGCGCAGCGCGCGCGGGGCGCGACCCGTCGAAAATCCACTTTCAGCCCTGGGTCACGGTGTCGATCGATCGAGATCCCAAAATCGCGGTCAACGAGGCCAAACCGTTCGTGGCGTTCTATGCGGGCTTTGCCCAGTACCATCCGTACTTCGAAGCCCACGGCTTCTGCGCGGAGGCGCGCAAGCTCCAGGAAGCGTCGAAGTCGATGACCTGCGCCGAGGCCGCTCCCCTGGTTCCGGACGAGATGGCGAAGACCTTCGCGCTCTGCGGCAGTCCCGACCAGGTGCGCGAGCTCGTCGAGCCGCTGTGGAAGCGGGCGAACTCGATGTTGCTCCTGCCGCCGAGCTGGGGACTCAGCCTCGAGCGGCTCGCGGCAAAAACGTCGGCGATCGCCGACACTTTCTGGACGGTCCGCTGA
- a CDS encoding polysaccharide deacetylase — MTKKINVCLTFDFDAISVWIGNFHATSPSAISRGEFGLVGARRLLDMLRDWKIPSTWFVPGHTADTYPDAVARIAAAGHEIGHHGYRHERLASPEEERRDFDLAIASLKKVTGQTPVGYRSPAAGLTPLTLELLVGHGMLYDSSMMGDDFTPYYCRVGDQAPKDSAFIFGRPTDVVELPFTWGLDDFVAFEHIWTRNGVNPGIASPSRILEVWAGDFDYLHGRLGEGTYILTLHPQCIGRGHRLLMLERLVDHIRSHDGVRFRTMRDVANEFRAAHPPQLCAHA; from the coding sequence CGCGATCTCGGTCTGGATAGGCAACTTCCATGCTACCTCGCCAAGCGCGATCTCGCGCGGCGAGTTTGGCCTGGTCGGCGCACGACGGCTGCTCGACATGCTGCGCGACTGGAAAATTCCTTCGACCTGGTTCGTCCCGGGCCACACCGCCGACACCTATCCCGACGCCGTCGCGCGGATCGCCGCCGCCGGTCACGAGATTGGCCATCACGGCTACCGCCACGAACGCCTCGCTTCGCCCGAAGAAGAGCGGCGCGACTTCGACCTCGCGATCGCGTCGCTGAAAAAGGTCACTGGCCAAACACCCGTCGGTTACCGCTCGCCCGCCGCCGGGCTTACGCCGCTCACGCTCGAACTGCTCGTCGGCCACGGGATGCTTTACGACAGCAGCATGATGGGCGACGACTTCACGCCCTACTATTGCAGGGTCGGCGACCAGGCCCCCAAGGACAGCGCGTTCATCTTCGGCCGCCCGACCGATGTCGTTGAACTGCCGTTTACCTGGGGACTCGACGACTTCGTCGCCTTCGAACACATCTGGACCCGCAATGGCGTGAACCCGGGAATCGCCTCGCCCTCGCGCATCCTCGAGGTCTGGGCGGGCGATTTCGACTATCTCCACGGCCGCCTTGGCGAGGGCACCTACATCCTGACGCTGCATCCGCAATGCATCGGCCGTGGTCATCGGCTGCTGATGCTCGAGCGGCTGGTCGATCACATTCGAAGCCACGACGGCGTTAGGTTCAGGACGATGCGTGACGTGGCGAACGAGTTCAGGGCGGCACATCCACCCCAACTTTGCGCGCACGCCTGA